The Candidatus Latescibacterota bacterium genome segment CTCGGTCCAGGCAAATCATCCCTCCACGATCGAGCCGGGCCATTTCCAGCACAATACAAGGAACCGGCCCGGCATACCTTTCACACAAGACTCAATGGGCAGCAGGCTATCGCCTGTACTGCTCCTGTCCTTCCTTATATACATTACCGCCTTCGCAGTCCTGGGCGACTATCAGGGGGAAATCCTTTATCGTCAGTTTTCTTATCGCCTCAGCACCGAGATCATCGTAGGCAACGACTTCTGCCGAAGTCACGCTTCTCGATATCAGTGCCGCTGCACCACCTGTAGCGGCAAAATACACAACTGTATTCTTCTTCATGGAGGCAACGACCTCATCGCTCCTCATTCCCTTGCCGATCATCCCCTTGAGTCCCTTATCCAGAAGCCTCGGAGCATATGGGTCCATCCTGTAGCTGGTCGTCGGACCTGCCGACCCTATCGGCTTGCCTGGAGGAGTGGGCGAGGGTCCTACATAGTAGATCACCTGTCCCTCGACCGGTATCGGGAGTTCCTTCCCCTCGTCGAGAAGGTCGACCAGTCTCTTGTGAGCAGCGTCGCGTGCCGTGTATATCGTTCCACTGAGCAGGACCTTGTCTCCCGCCTTCAGCTTCTTTACATCTTCATCGCCAAGCGGCGTCGTCATCGAATATTCAGCCATCTCGATACCTGCCTCTCACAGTTCGATATATTTATGCCTCGCGGCGTGACAGTTGATGTTCATCGATACGGGGAACGAAGCTATATGCCTCGGAGCCACTTCTATGTGTACGGCCAGTGCCGTCGTCCTGCCGCCAAGCCCCATCGGGCCTATACCGAGATCGTTGACCAGGCCGAGGAGTTCCTTCTCCAGGTCGGCATAGAACGGATCGGAATGGACACTGCCGATCTCTCTCAACAGTGACTTCTTTGCCAGCTGGGCGCAACGCTCGAATGTCCCACCGATGCCGACACCGACAACGATCGGCGGACAGGGATTGCCGCCTGCCGCATTGATATTTTCCACTACGAATTTCTTGATCCCCTCTACACCGTCGGCCGGCTTCATCATGGCGATCCTGCTCATGTTCTCGCTTCCACCACCCTTGGGAACGACCCAGAGCTTCAGCTTGTCGCCGGGGACTATGTTCAGATGGATGACAGCCGGAGTGTTATCGCCGGTATTTCCCCCCCTGATCGGATCGGTGAGAGCTGATTTTCTGAGATATCCGTCGGTATAACCTTTTTTTACGCCTTCATTGATCGCAGTCTCAAAATCACCACCCGTTATATGCAGGTCCTGACCGATCTCGACAAAAACGACTGCAAGCCCGGTGTCCTGACACATCGGTATCTTCTCCGAGCGGGCTATATTCGAATTCTCGAGGATCTGACGGAGAACTTCCTTCCCTGCTGGTGATTCCTCCGCTTCATAGGCTTTCTCGAGAGCTTTCTGGACATCGTCCTCGAGCTCGAAATTCGCCTCCATACAGAGACGCGCGACCTCTTCGGTTATCCTTGCGGCTTCGACCTCTCTCACTTTCTTTCCTCTCGTTGGCGGCTACATCGCCGGTTCAAGCACCACTACCCTTATTGATTCTGGAAGAGCGGAAGGAACTATTTCCAGTTCGCTACCGCCCATGATCTCGACATTATCCATGATTTCTGTGAACCCGTCCACTGAAGCTATCGGAAATCCCAATTTTTCTGTCTTGAAGTGCATCGGAACGACTATTCCGGGTCCGATCAAACGGGTTATTTCAGCAGCCATCCTGGAATCGATCGTAAAAAATCCTCCGACAGGCAACATAATAAGATCGACTCCCTTGAGAGCAGGCATCGATCCGACATCGATCATATGCCCGAGATCTCCCATATGGGCTACCCTCAATCCATCCGCCTCGACGATCGACACGAGATTGGTACCCCTCTCGCTCCCCTCAGTCTCATCGTGATATGTCAGATATGAAGTTATTTTCACGCCATTCAGATCATACTCGCCGGCAGATTCGATCACTATCCCGGCGTCCTCTACAGCCTTCTCCCACCTGTGATCGGGATGGTCGTGACTCACAACGACGATATCCTGCCCCGTTTCGACGGGATCGAAGCGTACTGCCCCGTCGTATGAACCTGGCTCATATGGATCAAAGAGAATCCTGCGGTTGTCAGCCAGAACCAGTTCGAAAGCAGCGTGTCCAAGGTATTTCAGCTTCATCTGGTGAACCTCCCATAAAAAGAGAAGAGCCCGGAAGCTGTTTCTGCTCCAACGGGCTCTGAAATATCAAGCGCATATCGATCACTGCTCTTAGTTCTCGTAGACACTCACTTTTTTCTTCGATTTTCCGAATCTCTCAAACTGTACCTTGCCGTCGATAAGGGCGTACAGCGTGTCGTCTCCACCCTTTGACACGTTTATGCCGGGATGGATCTTCGTTCCACGCTGTCTCACCAGGATCGATCCGGCGGACACGGTCTCCCCTGAGGCACGCTTGGCACCAAGCCTCTGGGCGTGACTATCGCGACCGTTCCTGGAACTTCCAACACCTTTTTTGTGTGCCATATTATCAGCTCCTTCAACCGCCTAGGCGTCGATCCCACGGATCTTCAACATAGTGAATCCCTGGCGGTGGCCGTTCTTTCTGCGGTAGTTCTTTCTCCGCTTCATCTTGAAGACAATTATTTTCTTGTCCCGGCCGTGGCTTACTACTTCGGCCGTTACCTTGATATTATCGAGGGTAGGTTTTCCAACGCGTACATCGTCCCCATTCGAAAAGAGGAGTACATTATCGCACTGTATAACACTTCCGACCTCGGCATCGAGGAGCGGAACCTGGATATTATCCTCAGGTTTTACCGTAAACTGTTTCCCAGCCAGATCAATGACTGCATACACTTATCCTACCTCCTGCAATTCAACAATAGAGTTACATAGATAACAAACGGACGGGGCCAAGTCAAGAGCAAAAGGCACAATATATTATCGGAAATCCTACTCAATACCTCCATCCGAACAGCAGCCGATAATTGTCCAGCGTCACTGATTCGTCGAATGCGGTATTGTCCCCTATAATTGCGTAATCGAACGAAACGATCCATTTCCCGCTGTCCCACCCCAATCCGAACCCGGCTGTCATAGCCTCATCCTTAAGAAACAGGTTGTCCGATGTCCCGAACCTGGCGCTGAACAGCTCCATAATCGAAATCTCGAACCCGAAGGCATCCATATTATCCTTTTCAAGATATTCGTCTTCGCCAGCGTCATCGAACGCCTGGTCATAGCTGATCGAAATGCGCAACACCCGTACTTTCCTGTCGAACTTCCAGCCCAGACGTGATTCCCGGGGCGGGGAGAAGTCGAATCCCCCCCCGATCCGGTAGCGCTCTATAAGATTGCTCGTCCCGCCTCCCGGCAGATCAAACCCGTTTCCGAGATTTACAACGCTGAATCCGATACGCGGACGCAGCCAACGCCCGTCCTCTGTCTCGAATTCAGCAGCTGCGACTATACCAAGGTCGAAGGCCCAGAGAGAAAGTCCGCTGTTTTTATACTCCAGATATTTCACTGCCCCACCCGCGCCGACCTCGAATATCCCCATCTTCCAGGCAGCAGCCAGAGAGCTGGTCAGATAATATTCGTGGATCCCCGGAAAGGACACTGTCGATCCCTCTGGCATGTAAATCGTCCGCTCTCTTATCTCCGGCATGGAAAGCCCCCAGTAAGAAAGAGCCCACCCGAGACGTAATCCTCGCTCCCAGGGAGTATTCTCTCCGAAAGTTTTGCCAGGCTGGTAATAACCGGAGATCCCGATATCATAGATATCGATATCGATCAGATATTCATGAAATGAACTCCCTGCAGTCATCGCATCTGTCCAGGCCAGCGACGCGGGATTGTAATACCCGGTCCCATACCCTGATATTTCCGAGACGCCTACCCCACCCATCCCGATATTCCTCACATTTCGAAGAAAATCGGTATGTATCGATATATGTGTCGTGGTGAAAGGATCTGTCTGGGCGTGGCAGTCACCGGCAGCCATGAACAATCCAGGTAAAAGCACCAGGATGATGATTGCGGCGACTGTAACTGTTGAAATGCTACGCATATTCCTTCTACAGGCCATGGTCATAGAAACTGCTTCTATTTCAACCACAGGAGGCCCGATAGTCGATTTCCCGGGTTGACTAATCGTTCGACCCGTCCCATCCGCCGAGGCGCGCCCAGAGATACCAGGCGGCGTAGGCCTTGAGGTTGCCGTTCAGGTCCATGGTATGAGCCGGTGAGCAGACGTACCATTCCCCTGGATGAGCATCCTGCCATTCCTGTGCCCAGTTGGCATCACGAACCGTGTCACCATTACTGTCATAATCACAATTGTCGGTAGCTCTCTTGTCGGCGTAGAAATTGCCGTCCGGATCGTACGACTCAATATCGGCAAAATCGTAGAGGATCTTGTTGTTATCGATACAGTAGTCGCGGATCTGCTG includes the following:
- a CDS encoding Fe-S-containing hydro-lyase, with protein sequence MAEYSMTTPLGDEDVKKLKAGDKVLLSGTIYTARDAAHKRLVDLLDEGKELPIPVEGQVIYYVGPSPTPPGKPIGSAGPTTSYRMDPYAPRLLDKGLKGMIGKGMRSDEVVASMKKNTVVYFAATGGAAALISRSVTSAEVVAYDDLGAEAIRKLTIKDFPLIVAQDCEGGNVYKEGQEQYRR
- a CDS encoding fumarate hydratase, coding for MREVEAARITEEVARLCMEANFELEDDVQKALEKAYEAEESPAGKEVLRQILENSNIARSEKIPMCQDTGLAVVFVEIGQDLHITGGDFETAINEGVKKGYTDGYLRKSALTDPIRGGNTGDNTPAVIHLNIVPGDKLKLWVVPKGGGSENMSRIAMMKPADGVEGIKKFVVENINAAGGNPCPPIVVGVGIGGTFERCAQLAKKSLLREIGSVHSDPFYADLEKELLGLVNDLGIGPMGLGGRTTALAVHIEVAPRHIASFPVSMNINCHAARHKYIEL
- a CDS encoding MBL fold metallo-hydrolase, which produces MKLKYLGHAAFELVLADNRRILFDPYEPGSYDGAVRFDPVETGQDIVVVSHDHPDHRWEKAVEDAGIVIESAGEYDLNGVKITSYLTYHDETEGSERGTNLVSIVEADGLRVAHMGDLGHMIDVGSMPALKGVDLIMLPVGGFFTIDSRMAAEITRLIGPGIVVPMHFKTEKLGFPIASVDGFTEIMDNVEIMGGSELEIVPSALPESIRVVVLEPAM
- the rpmA gene encoding 50S ribosomal protein L27; the encoded protein is MAHKKGVGSSRNGRDSHAQRLGAKRASGETVSAGSILVRQRGTKIHPGINVSKGGDDTLYALIDGKVQFERFGKSKKKVSVYEN
- the rplU gene encoding 50S ribosomal protein L21 — protein: MYAVIDLAGKQFTVKPEDNIQVPLLDAEVGSVIQCDNVLLFSNGDDVRVGKPTLDNIKVTAEVVSHGRDKKIIVFKMKRRKNYRRKNGHRQGFTMLKIRGIDA